The proteins below come from a single Arthrobacter sp. zg-Y1171 genomic window:
- a CDS encoding tartrate dehydrogenase: protein MTQTHRIATIAGDGIGQEVVPEGMRALAAAAEAFDFTLKSTDFDFANGDYYLKHGRMLPDNWVEQLEGFDAIFFGAVGSPETVPDHISLWGSLLQFRRHFDQYVNLRPVKLLAGVRSPLAGRRPGEIDFYVVRENTEGEYSSIGGRMFEGTDRETVIQETVMTRTGVDRILKYAFDLARSRPKKHLTSATKSNGISVTMPYWDERVARMSGKYADVRIDSYHIDILTAHFVLHPERFDVVVASNLFGDILSDLGPACTGTIGVAPSGNINPERRFPSLFEPVHGSAPDIAGQGIANPIGQIWSASMMLQHLGEQAAAAAVVQAFENVLARSDVSLTPDLGGSGTTEQLGKAIADEISAVAAG, encoded by the coding sequence ATGACGCAGACCCACAGAATCGCAACCATCGCCGGAGACGGGATCGGACAGGAAGTGGTGCCCGAAGGAATGCGGGCGTTGGCCGCCGCAGCTGAGGCTTTTGACTTCACCCTGAAAAGCACCGACTTCGATTTTGCCAACGGCGACTACTACCTCAAGCACGGCAGGATGCTGCCCGACAACTGGGTTGAGCAGCTTGAGGGTTTCGACGCCATCTTTTTCGGCGCTGTCGGTTCCCCTGAGACGGTTCCGGACCATATATCCCTGTGGGGAAGCCTCCTCCAGTTTCGCCGCCACTTCGACCAGTACGTCAACCTCCGCCCGGTGAAGCTGCTGGCCGGAGTTCGGAGTCCGCTGGCCGGACGCCGGCCCGGGGAGATCGACTTTTACGTTGTCCGCGAGAACACCGAGGGCGAGTACTCCAGCATTGGCGGGCGGATGTTCGAGGGCACCGACAGGGAAACGGTGATCCAGGAAACGGTCATGACCCGGACCGGTGTGGACCGCATCCTCAAGTACGCATTCGACCTGGCCCGCAGCCGGCCCAAGAAGCACCTGACCTCCGCCACCAAAAGCAACGGAATTTCGGTGACCATGCCGTACTGGGACGAGCGGGTAGCTCGAATGTCCGGCAAGTACGCAGATGTGAGGATCGACAGCTACCACATCGACATCCTTACGGCGCACTTCGTGCTGCATCCCGAAAGGTTTGACGTGGTCGTGGCCAGCAACCTCTTCGGCGACATCCTCTCGGACCTGGGCCCGGCATGCACGGGCACCATCGGCGTCGCACCCAGCGGCAACATAAACCCCGAACGCCGCTTCCCGAGCCTTTTCGAACCTGTCCACGGATCCGCTCCGGACATTGCCGGCCAGGGGATCGCGAATCCCATCGGCCAGATCTGGAGCGCGTCCATGATGCTGCAGCACCTGGGCGAGCAGGCAGCAGCAGCCGCCGTGGTCCAGGCGTTCGAGAACGTGCTGGCCCGGTCAGACGTCTCCCTCACGCCCGATCTCGGCGGCAGCGGAACCACCGAACAGCTGGGAAAGGCCATAGCCGATGAAATCAGTGCCGTAGCCGCCGGATAA
- a CDS encoding DASS family sodium-coupled anion symporter has protein sequence MSQNVPLSMPAPKTPGFTDVKAALLGGKTFRSLSEQSLSPREEKFERARQTLGLFLAPAVALVFALLPTAMDPTQQLLAAVLLGVIILWICEPVPIPVGGLMGVAAVVILGIAPAAEVLQPFGSTTIFTFIGAFILAQAMLKHGIAQRLAFAVLSIPGVAKSTYRIITAFGVITCLLSAFVSNTATVAMLLPTALGILTVIGELMQARGTVKSDFDPLRLRVGAALMLMLAYGASVGGLLTPVGSPPNLIGRGLIEEATGVRISFAQWTATAAPLCLAMFIVLALVMFLLNKPEIRRIEGVDGFISEKKAEQGKMKRAEVNTLIAFGFTVTLWLLPAFASLIFGTDSGQYIFLDDRLDEGIVAVLGASLLFILPTDWKKREATLTWADAAKIDWGTIILFGTGIIFGSLLSATGLAETIGTTASDTLGVTSVITITAFSVILAILISETTSNTASAAVVVPIVIPLCIAMDVDPFIPALAASFAASFGFMLPVSTPQNAIVYGSGTIPITRMIRTGLVFDILGAALIISIVPIMVGVTGIGG, from the coding sequence ATGTCCCAGAATGTGCCGCTGTCCATGCCGGCCCCGAAGACGCCGGGGTTCACCGATGTGAAAGCCGCCCTGCTGGGCGGGAAAACGTTCCGAAGCCTGAGCGAACAGTCCCTCTCTCCCCGTGAGGAGAAGTTTGAGCGGGCACGCCAGACGCTGGGGTTGTTCCTCGCCCCGGCCGTTGCACTCGTCTTTGCCCTCCTGCCCACAGCGATGGACCCGACCCAGCAACTGCTGGCTGCCGTCCTGCTCGGGGTGATCATCCTGTGGATCTGTGAACCGGTACCCATCCCCGTGGGTGGCCTCATGGGGGTTGCCGCCGTCGTAATCCTCGGGATCGCACCGGCCGCAGAGGTTCTGCAGCCCTTTGGCTCCACGACCATCTTCACGTTTATCGGCGCCTTCATACTGGCCCAGGCCATGCTCAAGCACGGCATCGCGCAGCGGCTGGCCTTCGCCGTCCTGTCCATCCCGGGAGTGGCAAAATCGACCTACCGCATCATCACCGCCTTCGGCGTGATCACCTGCCTGCTCTCGGCCTTCGTCTCGAACACCGCGACGGTGGCCATGCTCCTGCCCACTGCCCTGGGCATCCTGACGGTCATCGGCGAACTTATGCAGGCCCGTGGCACCGTCAAATCCGACTTCGATCCGCTGCGCCTGCGCGTCGGTGCCGCACTCATGCTGATGCTGGCCTACGGCGCCAGCGTCGGCGGCCTGCTCACGCCCGTGGGTTCCCCGCCGAACCTCATCGGCCGCGGCCTGATCGAGGAAGCGACCGGGGTGCGCATCTCGTTTGCCCAGTGGACCGCAACCGCTGCACCGCTCTGCCTCGCCATGTTCATCGTGCTCGCGCTCGTTATGTTCCTGCTCAACAAGCCCGAGATCCGCAGGATTGAAGGCGTTGACGGGTTCATCAGCGAGAAAAAGGCCGAGCAGGGCAAGATGAAGCGGGCGGAGGTCAACACCCTCATCGCCTTCGGCTTTACCGTCACCCTCTGGCTGCTCCCCGCGTTCGCGAGCCTCATCTTCGGCACGGACTCCGGGCAGTACATCTTCCTGGACGACAGGCTGGACGAAGGCATCGTGGCAGTGCTCGGGGCCTCGCTCCTGTTCATTCTGCCCACCGACTGGAAGAAGCGCGAAGCCACCCTCACCTGGGCGGATGCCGCCAAGATCGACTGGGGAACCATCATCCTGTTCGGCACCGGCATCATCTTCGGTTCCCTGCTCTCGGCAACGGGCCTGGCCGAAACCATCGGAACCACCGCCTCCGACACCCTGGGTGTCACCAGCGTCATCACCATCACCGCTTTCTCGGTGATCCTGGCGATCCTTATCTCCGAAACCACCAGCAACACCGCGTCTGCGGCCGTCGTCGTACCCATCGTGATTCCCCTGTGCATAGCGATGGACGTGGACCCGTTCATCCCCGCCCTGGCGGCGAGCTTCGCGGCGTCGTTCGGCTTTATGCTCCCGGTATCGACGCCGCAGAACGCCATTGTCTACGGGTCCGGAACCATACCCATCACGAGGATGATCCGCACGGGACTCGTCTTCGACATCCTCGGGGCAGCGCTCATCATCAGCATTGTGCCCATCATGGTGGGGGTCACCGGCATCGGCGGCTGA
- a CDS encoding o-succinylbenzoate synthase, whose protein sequence is MPNNPDLSALLAGARVVSIPMRVKFRGILHREALLIEGPAGWGEFSPFPEYSDAEASPWLASALEAAWQGYPAAVRKAIPVNGTVPAVPVHQVEGVLARFGNVPAVKVKVAETGQTPLQDLARVAEVRRLLPDAGIRVDANAGWDVPTAVDTLTLLAEAGLEYAEQPVAGIDGLRAVRTEMRRRGVPVLIAADESVRKESDPLKVAREDAADLIVIKAAPLGGVRRAVEIVAQAGLPAVVSSAIDTSVGIRTGVALAAALPELPYACGLGTLSLMAGDVTEESLVPDGGALAVRDVPVSEELLERFAAPPERRKWWLDRLERVHAQLVTARQR, encoded by the coding sequence GTGCCGAACAATCCTGACCTGTCTGCCCTCCTAGCCGGAGCCCGCGTGGTCTCCATTCCCATGCGGGTGAAGTTCCGCGGCATCCTGCACCGCGAGGCCCTGCTGATCGAGGGGCCGGCAGGCTGGGGCGAGTTTTCCCCGTTCCCGGAATACTCCGACGCAGAGGCCTCACCCTGGCTCGCCTCGGCCTTGGAAGCGGCCTGGCAGGGCTATCCCGCAGCGGTGCGGAAGGCCATCCCGGTGAACGGCACGGTCCCCGCCGTGCCGGTGCACCAGGTGGAGGGCGTGCTGGCCCGGTTCGGAAATGTCCCTGCCGTGAAGGTCAAAGTGGCTGAAACCGGCCAGACTCCGCTTCAGGACCTCGCCCGGGTGGCCGAGGTACGCCGGTTGCTGCCCGACGCCGGTATCCGGGTGGACGCCAACGCCGGCTGGGACGTGCCCACCGCCGTCGACACGCTGACCCTGCTGGCCGAGGCCGGGCTGGAATATGCCGAACAACCCGTAGCGGGCATTGACGGCCTGCGTGCCGTCCGGACCGAGATGCGCCGGCGCGGAGTTCCCGTGCTGATCGCCGCCGACGAAAGCGTGCGGAAGGAAAGCGACCCGCTGAAGGTCGCCCGGGAAGACGCTGCGGACCTGATCGTCATCAAGGCGGCCCCGTTGGGCGGGGTACGCCGGGCCGTCGAGATTGTGGCGCAGGCCGGGCTGCCGGCCGTGGTGAGCTCCGCCATCGACACATCCGTGGGAATCCGTACCGGCGTCGCGCTGGCCGCTGCGCTGCCCGAGCTGCCCTATGCCTGCGGGCTGGGTACCTTGTCACTCATGGCCGGAGACGTGACCGAAGAATCGCTGGTGCCCGACGGCGGTGCCCTGGCCGTGCGGGACGTGCCGGTGTCCGAGGAGTTGCTCGAACGGTTTGCCGCCCCGCCGGAGCGTCGGAAGTGGTGGCTGGACCGGTTGGAGCGGGTGCATGCGCAGTTGGTGACGGCCCGGCAGCGTTAG
- a CDS encoding phosphatase PAP2 family protein yields the protein MDTRNLLAQRARAERPAAHNPALFLFAALLCAAGVAATYWFFVRTTTGQLADESAFQEAELIAPATERPVIAFLDELPLISVFIAVIVVVFVSILRHRISPAVIALGTFGAANVSSQLLKRTVLDRPDRGVVTLDFNSLPSGHTTLAASAAAAVFLLASPRWRPLVALFGGSYAVLAGAATFLNLWHRPADVVASLLVVAAWTLIGGLVMMRTNPDWNRWPANGAAQGTAKVIAVICAVPGVLATAASLGLYFYARWDPTAVSTSAPLYFWAGLTLIVGVGFLVSALACWLFNQQAGDPARVAGGSRGNRR from the coding sequence ATGGATACTCGCAACTTGCTGGCACAGCGCGCCCGTGCCGAACGACCGGCTGCGCATAATCCGGCGCTCTTTCTGTTCGCGGCCCTCCTCTGCGCTGCCGGCGTTGCCGCAACGTATTGGTTCTTTGTCCGCACCACCACCGGCCAGCTCGCCGATGAGTCCGCTTTCCAGGAAGCGGAGCTGATTGCACCTGCCACCGAACGGCCGGTGATCGCCTTCCTCGACGAGCTGCCGCTGATCTCCGTCTTCATCGCCGTGATTGTGGTGGTGTTTGTATCCATCCTGCGGCACCGGATTTCACCGGCGGTGATTGCCCTCGGCACTTTCGGAGCAGCAAATGTCAGCAGCCAGCTGCTGAAACGGACCGTGCTGGACCGGCCGGACCGCGGGGTGGTGACCCTGGATTTCAACTCGCTGCCGTCCGGCCACACCACGCTGGCTGCCTCTGCAGCCGCGGCGGTCTTCCTGCTCGCCTCGCCGCGCTGGCGGCCCCTGGTTGCACTCTTCGGCGGCAGCTACGCCGTGCTCGCGGGCGCGGCCACTTTCCTCAACCTCTGGCACCGGCCGGCCGACGTCGTCGCTTCGCTCCTGGTGGTGGCCGCCTGGACCCTTATCGGCGGCCTGGTGATGATGCGGACCAACCCGGACTGGAACCGCTGGCCCGCCAACGGAGCGGCACAGGGAACAGCGAAAGTTATTGCCGTGATCTGCGCCGTGCCCGGAGTGCTGGCCACGGCTGCCAGCCTGGGACTGTACTTCTATGCCCGCTGGGACCCGACGGCGGTGAGCACCTCCGCACCGCTGTACTTCTGGGCGGGCCTGACCCTGATAGTGGGTGTCGGCTTCCTCGTCAGCGCCCTCGCCTGCTGGCTGTTCAACCAGCAGGCCGGAGACCCCGCACGGGTAGCGGGCGGTTCCCGGGGCAATCGCCGCTAG
- a CDS encoding MFS transporter, giving the protein MPADDFSLRKIAVPAYGPTLLYGLATGAILPVIALSARGLGATVALAALVITLTGVGSLLTNVPATIVTTRFGEKWALVAASAWCALAMVLAAAVPVLAVFALAVFMVGMAGSVFGLARQSYLTEAVPVNFRARALSTLGGVNRIGVFIGPFAAAGAIHFFGTTGAYWVGAAAAVGAGILSLQVPDLVVRSGRSGSGMVSKADAGPAPTVRSILRSHARIFRTIGIGVLLIAAVRATRQAVIPLWGQHIGLDPTATALIYGLSGAIDMLIFYPAGKAMDTWGRRSVAVPCMLIMGLGLGLLPLASEATGLLLAALLIGFGNGIGSGIVMTLGADFSPSPGRPQFLGIWRLMADLGTMGGPGILSGVTALVSLSAGIGATAVLGLLGAVVLWIWVPGRKAAGNPLTAGQAR; this is encoded by the coding sequence GTGCCAGCGGATGATTTCAGCCTTCGGAAAATAGCTGTCCCGGCCTACGGGCCTACCCTGCTTTACGGGTTGGCGACCGGAGCCATCCTGCCGGTCATTGCGCTCAGCGCCCGCGGTCTGGGCGCCACTGTTGCCCTGGCGGCGCTGGTGATCACCCTTACCGGCGTCGGTTCACTCCTGACGAACGTGCCTGCCACGATTGTGACCACGCGGTTCGGGGAGAAATGGGCGCTTGTCGCTGCTTCGGCCTGGTGCGCGCTGGCGATGGTCCTTGCCGCGGCAGTCCCGGTGCTGGCGGTTTTCGCCCTGGCCGTGTTTATGGTCGGTATGGCGGGGTCGGTCTTCGGGCTCGCCCGGCAGAGCTACCTGACGGAAGCCGTACCGGTGAACTTCCGGGCACGGGCCCTGTCCACACTTGGCGGGGTGAACCGGATCGGCGTCTTCATCGGCCCTTTCGCAGCTGCCGGTGCAATCCACTTCTTCGGCACCACCGGGGCGTACTGGGTGGGTGCCGCGGCTGCCGTCGGCGCCGGGATCCTCAGCCTCCAGGTACCGGATCTTGTGGTCCGCTCCGGTAGGAGCGGATCGGGGATGGTGTCCAAGGCCGACGCCGGCCCCGCGCCCACCGTGCGGTCCATCCTGCGAAGCCATGCCCGGATTTTCCGGACCATCGGTATCGGGGTGCTGCTGATCGCTGCCGTCCGTGCGACACGGCAGGCAGTGATTCCGCTCTGGGGCCAGCACATCGGCCTGGACCCCACCGCCACGGCGCTGATCTACGGGCTCTCCGGAGCCATCGACATGCTGATCTTCTATCCCGCGGGCAAAGCCATGGACACCTGGGGGCGGCGTTCGGTGGCGGTGCCCTGCATGCTGATCATGGGGCTGGGCCTCGGGCTGCTGCCGCTGGCTTCCGAGGCAACCGGACTGCTGCTGGCCGCACTGCTGATCGGGTTCGGCAACGGCATCGGCTCCGGGATCGTTATGACCCTTGGTGCGGACTTCTCGCCTTCGCCCGGACGTCCGCAGTTCCTGGGCATCTGGCGGCTGATGGCCGATTTGGGGACCATGGGCGGCCCCGGCATCCTCTCCGGTGTGACTGCCCTCGTGTCGCTCTCGGCAGGGATCGGGGCCACCGCTGTCCTGGGACTGCTGGGCGCCGTCGTGCTCTGGATCTGGGTTCCCGGGCGGAAGGCCGCAGGCAACCCGCTGACCGCCGGGCAGGCCCGCTAG
- a CDS encoding MBL fold metallo-hydrolase has translation MTETPQQHIPTQRSWKEVAPRVWVRANAAFAVNTGLVIGDDRALLIDTGAGPGMAQEIYDSARMLTDLPLTAVNTHAHFDHYFGNALMLANGVEDIWGTAGCAASIRENGNSHRPQVADVEPEMAAAMGENTEIVEPTKLVEDAPVDLDLGGISVTLFHLGRGHTDHDLLVGAGDVLFTGDLVEQGADPAFEDSFPKDWIRTLGKISALEDLYTVFVPGHGKPVTVDFVTTQMNKMRTAVAVTRSAMDQASVDMTKAIPILPYGPDQSRALLTRLRTLARWKWLKQ, from the coding sequence ATGACAGAGACACCGCAGCAGCACATCCCCACCCAGCGCAGCTGGAAGGAGGTCGCACCCCGGGTATGGGTGCGCGCCAATGCTGCCTTTGCCGTCAATACCGGGCTGGTGATCGGGGACGATCGGGCGCTGCTGATCGATACCGGAGCAGGCCCCGGCATGGCGCAGGAAATTTACGATTCCGCCCGGATGCTGACCGACCTGCCGCTCACGGCCGTCAACACGCACGCCCACTTTGACCATTACTTCGGCAACGCCCTGATGCTCGCCAACGGCGTCGAGGATATCTGGGGTACCGCCGGATGCGCCGCGAGTATCCGTGAAAACGGAAACAGCCACCGTCCGCAGGTCGCCGACGTCGAACCCGAGATGGCTGCGGCCATGGGCGAAAACACGGAAATCGTCGAACCCACGAAGCTGGTGGAGGACGCACCGGTGGACCTGGACCTGGGCGGCATCTCCGTGACCCTCTTCCACCTCGGACGCGGCCACACGGACCACGACCTGCTGGTGGGAGCCGGGGACGTGCTCTTCACCGGCGATCTCGTCGAACAGGGCGCCGATCCGGCCTTCGAGGATTCCTTCCCCAAGGACTGGATCCGCACGCTGGGGAAAATTTCGGCACTCGAGGACCTGTACACGGTTTTCGTTCCGGGGCACGGCAAGCCCGTCACGGTGGATTTCGTGACCACTCAAATGAACAAGATGCGCACGGCCGTCGCCGTCACCCGCAGCGCCATGGACCAGGCCTCGGTGGACATGACGAAGGCAATTCCCATCCTGCCGTACGGGCCGGACCAGTCCCGGGCATTGCTCACCCGCCTGCGGACCCTTGCCCGGTGGAAGTGGCTCAAGCAGTAA
- a CDS encoding dihydrolipoamide acetyltransferase family protein — translation MSVRTFLLPDLGEGLTEAELVHWLVAVGDTVVVDQPVAEVETAKSLVEVPSPFAGRVAQLHGQAGESVDVGRPLISVDTAAGATVGAGLAAGMTASGTGETIAPAAAVGPAEAAEAVAAAASAGETAAGEAYREEEKAGSGNVLIGYGTPANGQSPRRTRAPRRRTVAAAGQVAGQVAGTSARTEAPRCVSPLVRRLARDAGLKLADVAGSGPDGLILRRDVEAATAPAGAEGTTGEAAARGNAGGTGAEAGRDVHSARKAGGTRTGATGESGTATDARTELTVTSRIPVRGLRRTVAANLSRSRSLIPEATVWVDVDATALMDLRTDLSGQGKDAPSLLAFLARFTLAGLTRFPELNTRFVPAEERVGAGPGEDTRDNADEAKDGQQAVIEAFDGVNLGIAVQAERGLMVPSVRRADTLSTRELDAEIRRLTSAAQAGRATPAELSSGTFTLNNYGVYGVDGSAAIINYPESAILGVGRIIEKPWVVSSQLAVRKVTQLTLVFDHRVCDGATAGGFLRYVADAVENPGRVLADL, via the coding sequence ATGAGTGTTCGTACCTTCCTGCTGCCGGACCTGGGCGAGGGCCTGACCGAGGCGGAACTCGTCCACTGGCTCGTGGCGGTGGGGGACACAGTGGTGGTGGACCAGCCGGTGGCCGAAGTGGAAACGGCAAAGTCCCTGGTGGAAGTTCCGTCCCCCTTTGCGGGCCGCGTGGCGCAGTTGCACGGCCAGGCCGGCGAGAGTGTCGACGTCGGGCGTCCGTTGATCTCGGTGGACACAGCGGCTGGGGCAACGGTGGGGGCCGGTCTGGCCGCCGGAATGACAGCCTCGGGAACCGGGGAAACGATCGCACCTGCGGCTGCCGTTGGACCGGCGGAAGCGGCCGAAGCAGTAGCGGCTGCGGCATCCGCCGGCGAGACTGCGGCAGGGGAGGCCTACCGGGAGGAAGAGAAGGCAGGGTCCGGGAACGTCCTCATCGGCTACGGAACCCCGGCCAACGGGCAGTCCCCGCGGCGCACCCGTGCGCCGCGGCGGCGGACGGTCGCGGCTGCCGGCCAAGTTGCCGGCCAAGTTGCCGGCACCTCGGCTCGAACGGAAGCTCCGCGTTGTGTATCCCCTCTGGTCCGCCGCCTGGCCCGTGACGCCGGATTGAAGCTGGCGGATGTAGCCGGCAGCGGTCCTGACGGGCTGATCCTGCGCCGCGATGTCGAAGCCGCCACGGCGCCCGCTGGGGCGGAAGGAACCACTGGAGAAGCGGCTGCCCGAGGTAATGCCGGCGGAACCGGAGCCGAGGCCGGCCGGGACGTTCATTCTGCCCGGAAAGCCGGCGGAACCAGGACCGGAGCCACCGGTGAATCCGGGACCGCAACGGATGCGCGGACGGAGCTCACCGTCACCTCGCGCATTCCGGTGCGCGGCCTGCGGCGCACTGTCGCCGCAAACCTGAGCCGCAGCCGCAGCCTGATCCCCGAGGCGACCGTGTGGGTGGACGTGGATGCCACGGCCCTGATGGACCTGCGCACGGACCTTTCCGGGCAGGGGAAGGATGCACCGTCGCTGCTGGCTTTCCTGGCCCGCTTCACGCTGGCCGGACTCACCCGGTTCCCGGAACTCAACACCCGGTTTGTGCCTGCGGAGGAGAGAGTCGGTGCGGGCCCGGGGGAGGACACACGGGATAACGCGGACGAGGCCAAGGACGGCCAACAGGCCGTGATTGAGGCCTTCGACGGCGTGAACCTGGGCATCGCAGTGCAGGCTGAGCGCGGGTTGATGGTCCCCTCGGTTCGGCGGGCGGACACCCTGTCCACTCGGGAACTGGACGCGGAGATCCGCCGTCTCACCTCTGCTGCCCAGGCCGGCCGGGCAACCCCCGCCGAACTTTCCTCAGGCACATTCACGCTCAACAACTACGGTGTCTACGGGGTGGACGGCAGTGCTGCCATCATCAATTACCCCGAGTCGGCCATCCTTGGAGTGGGACGCATCATCGAAAAACCGTGGGTGGTTTCCAGCCAGCTCGCGGTCCGGAAGGTCACCCAGCTGACCCTGGTGTTCGATCACCGAGTCTGCGACGGCGCGACCGCCGGAGGCTTCCTGCGCTACGTTGCCGACGCCGTCGAAAACCCGGGCCGCGTGCTGGCGGACCTGTAA
- a CDS encoding alpha-ketoacid dehydrogenase subunit beta has translation MTDAGAESGPEILTFAKALNTALADEMAADPTVVVFGEDVGPLGGVFRITDGLTARFGTGRCFDTPLAESGIMGMAVGMAMNGLRPVVEMQFDAFAYPAFEQVVSHVAKMSNRTRGKVKLPLVIRIPYAGGIGGVEHHCDSSEAYYAHTPGLTVVAPATVADAYTLLRDAIRLNDPVVFLEPKKLYWSKEPVDLAVLRRAADEALRTGQQVSGGIGTAAVARTGTDATLVAYGPSVSTALAAAAAAEAEGRSLEVIDLRSIVPYDDATVDASVRRTGRAVVIAEAPGFASVASEIAARISERCFHSLAAPVLRVTGFDVPYPAPKLEHWFLPGVDRILDAVDELQWEEPEAPGAGTGPRISASEDPR, from the coding sequence ATGACCGACGCCGGGGCAGAGTCCGGCCCGGAAATCCTGACCTTCGCCAAGGCGCTCAACACCGCGCTCGCCGACGAAATGGCGGCCGATCCGACGGTGGTGGTTTTCGGAGAGGACGTGGGTCCGCTCGGCGGGGTCTTCCGGATCACCGACGGGCTGACTGCTCGGTTCGGAACCGGCCGCTGCTTCGACACTCCGCTGGCCGAATCCGGGATCATGGGCATGGCCGTGGGCATGGCGATGAACGGTCTGCGTCCGGTGGTGGAGATGCAGTTTGACGCCTTCGCCTATCCTGCGTTCGAGCAGGTGGTCAGCCACGTGGCGAAGATGTCCAACCGCACCAGGGGAAAGGTGAAGCTTCCGCTGGTGATCCGCATTCCGTATGCGGGCGGGATCGGCGGGGTGGAACACCACTGTGATTCCTCCGAGGCCTACTACGCGCACACCCCCGGCCTGACCGTCGTCGCGCCGGCAACCGTAGCGGACGCCTACACGCTGCTGCGCGACGCGATCCGGCTGAATGATCCCGTGGTTTTCCTGGAACCGAAGAAGCTCTACTGGAGCAAGGAACCAGTGGACCTGGCCGTCCTGCGCCGCGCCGCCGATGAAGCGCTGCGCACGGGCCAACAGGTTTCGGGCGGGATCGGCACCGCAGCCGTGGCACGCACCGGAACGGATGCAACGTTGGTGGCTTACGGGCCGTCAGTGTCGACGGCGCTGGCTGCAGCGGCAGCCGCCGAAGCAGAGGGCCGGTCCCTGGAAGTCATCGACCTGCGCTCGATTGTTCCGTACGACGACGCCACCGTGGACGCGTCCGTCCGGCGCACCGGACGCGCAGTGGTCATTGCCGAAGCACCGGGGTTTGCGTCTGTCGCTTCGGAAATCGCGGCCCGCATCTCCGAACGCTGCTTCCATTCCCTCGCCGCACCGGTGCTGCGGGTGACCGGCTTCGATGTGCCGTATCCGGCGCCGAAGCTGGAACACTGGTTCCTGCCCGGAGTGGACCGCATCCTGGACGCCGTGGATGAACTGCAGTGGGAGGAGCCGGAGGCTCCCGGTGCCGGCACCGGCCCCCGAATCTCTGCTTCGGAGGATCCCCGATGA
- the pdhA gene encoding pyruvate dehydrogenase (acetyl-transferring) E1 component subunit alpha, with protein sequence MTISTDRTRQAAFGTESGSGSVDALLPSDVPVQLIDAGGAARQDSRYAMPADDMLLDAYARLVAGRRINDQANALVRQGRLAVYPSSHGQEACQVAAAAVLQTQDWLFPTYRDSVAVMSRGVDPLQVLTLLRGDWHSGYDPYEHRVAPQATPLATQLLHAVGVAHAAKLKGEDTVVLALCGDGATSEGDFHEALNFAAVFHVPVVFFIQNNEYAISVPLKNQSAAPSLAHKAIGYGMPGERVDGNDVGALLSVLGAAVLRAREGGGPALVEAHTYRMQAHTNADDATRYRSAEEVQDWLPRDPLARTRTYLRGRGLLDDAREDDLAAAAEALAAAMREGLNADVEPDPLALFEHVYTRRTPQLEEQSEVLRGELQRDVLERDALVRHADAGPGDAGNPADPGVSR encoded by the coding sequence ATGACCATCTCTACCGACAGGACCCGCCAGGCTGCCTTTGGCACAGAAAGCGGTTCCGGGAGCGTCGATGCCCTGTTGCCCTCGGACGTCCCCGTCCAGCTGATCGATGCCGGCGGCGCAGCCCGCCAGGATTCCCGATACGCGATGCCTGCCGATGACATGCTGCTGGATGCCTATGCCCGTCTGGTGGCGGGCCGGCGCATCAATGACCAGGCCAATGCCCTGGTGCGTCAGGGACGGCTGGCCGTCTACCCTTCCTCCCACGGGCAGGAAGCCTGCCAGGTAGCCGCCGCTGCGGTGCTCCAAACACAGGATTGGCTGTTTCCCACATACCGGGACAGTGTTGCCGTGATGTCCCGCGGAGTGGACCCGCTGCAGGTGCTGACGCTGTTGCGCGGAGACTGGCACAGCGGATATGACCCGTACGAGCACCGGGTGGCGCCGCAGGCCACCCCCCTGGCCACCCAGCTGCTGCACGCCGTCGGCGTTGCGCACGCCGCGAAACTCAAGGGGGAGGACACCGTGGTGCTTGCCCTGTGCGGTGACGGTGCCACCAGCGAGGGCGACTTCCACGAAGCGCTGAACTTTGCCGCGGTGTTCCACGTGCCCGTGGTGTTCTTCATCCAGAACAACGAATACGCCATCTCGGTGCCGCTGAAGAACCAGTCCGCGGCGCCGTCGCTGGCCCACAAAGCCATCGGATACGGCATGCCGGGGGAGCGGGTGGACGGAAACGACGTCGGCGCCCTCCTCTCCGTCCTGGGTGCGGCAGTGCTGCGGGCACGCGAAGGCGGCGGACCGGCACTGGTGGAAGCACATACCTACCGCATGCAGGCCCACACCAACGCGGATGACGCCACCCGGTACCGTTCGGCGGAAGAAGTGCAGGACTGGTTGCCCCGGGACCCGCTGGCCCGGACCCGCACCTACCTGCGCGGCCGCGGACTACTCGATGATGCACGCGAGGATGACCTGGCCGCGGCGGCCGAAGCGCTCGCGGCAGCCATGCGCGAGGGCCTGAATGCCGACGTTGAACCGGACCCGCTGGCGCTGTTTGAACACGTCTATACCCGGCGAACACCGCAGCTGGAGGAACAGTCCGAGGTGCTGCGCGGTGAACTGCAGCGCGACGTGCTCGAACGCGATGCGCTGGTCCGCCACGCCGACGCAGGCCCGGGCGACGCCGGAAACCCCGCAGATCCCGGCGTTTCGCGGTGA